CATACAATGGAGCAACCAATTTGTGTGTCAACTATTTCCACTGGTTTTCATGTAGATAGAAACTTCAACGAGCTTCAGGTAACTTACAAATACTGATAAAAACATACCTAAGGCGCACCGGTGCAAAATGGACCCCCCACCCCCCAAAATTGGAAGATGAAGCAACCAAGAGGACGAAAACAAACCCATAAATGTGAGAAAATTTGAACCCGAAGGCCACTCATAAGATCTCTCAAAATAAGTTCacttgaaagaaaaaaaaaggacacCAACCAAAAGGAAGCATTTGCTTCAGCAATAAAACTGAGTCATGTCAACATGCAAACCACTTTTGTTATTGGATGACGCAATCACTTCTACATCATGTGCACCGGGAGCCACCAGTTCTCTTTTAATATCGGTGGCACTTCGCTCACCTACCGGAACTCCTTCCACCACGCCCACCTCTGCCTCGTGTCCCACTCCCTGaacaagaaaattttaatccaGGAATAGTGTCAGCAAGTTGAATCCATATATCTTTTGAGGTTAACAAGTGCTCAACATTCCATATTTTTTGGAGCCTAGAAGTTTCTtgaatgaagtgagatgaatTCAACAGAAAGGTTACCAGGCAGAACTCAATATGAGGGCAAATGGAGGAAGGAAAGACAGGGGAAcatgattataaaataaaagcaattATGGGGCATATCAAATTTGTAGTTAAAATTAGCAGGGAGAGATGTATACTTCCACCACGAGCAGGGCCACTGTTTGGTCTTCTCTCCTCAACATATACTTTCCTTCCACCCAATTGAATAGGAGAAGCCTGTCAAAAACAATTTCAAGAGACAAGATACACAGTTAATTCAAACTAATAAGAAACAGAGTGTTAaccacatttctatttttttattagtttacaGAAAAGTCAGGGCTCATGTATGAATACCAGCATAATGAAGTTCTGCTATAACCAGAAacagattatatttttatttgaagttataaattttaaccaaattaaAGTTTATGTAAACATATCCAAAAGCAAAACACCTCCAAACAGTAATTACGACAGTCAGAGCATGGTAACAGTCCACATGCCTTTGGTACTTGTTTAAGCTCCACATTCCCCATATTTATAGcttaaaaaatctaatttgtCAAACACCGAATTGCTAAGTAGGGGAGCGCTCCTAAAATGCCCTCAAAATTGCATGACTGAAAAAATTTCCACCTTGATCGCCATACACTGGATAAATGAATTTGTTCTATTATTCTTCTTCAAAACTCAAATgtactataataaattatataccTTGAGAGCATTTCGAACACTCTGAATATCTTCAAACTCAACAAACGCATAGCACACACCAGTATCCTGTACACCAAGATATCTTCAGAGATTCCACAACTAAATTAAGTTAAATACAATATTATAGGAAAGGAAGAATACCATGCGGTTCCTCAAGAAGATTCCATCATGCTTGATTCTCCCAAAATTCTCAAACTCTTGCTGAAGATCAAGACTTGTTACTGAAGATGGCAAATTTCTTACATATACAGATTTTGGTTCCCCTGACAAAGTAAATGACATCAAATGGAATGAGCCAGGGAATCAATTCAAAAGATAAGCAGTCCAAACATTCATAAGGAAAAATGTTTAGCAAATATTATAAGCCATATTGCCTGGTCGATCATCCGTCAATGCACCTCCTAGTTAGATATTTAGGCTTTTGGTATGTAAAAATGGTTTCATTAGCACTAATAAAACGAAATTTCCAGCTCTGACCTTCTTGTACCGGTAAGGATTCTTCCGTTACGTCCACACCAGATGAAGGAGGAGTTGAGATTCGCTGCTGCACCACAGGCTGTGAAATATGGTTCCAGTCTGCAATAGGTGGTCTTGGCATGTAAGCTGGTTGCGAAACTGGTGGTGGTTGAGCTCTTCCTTTAACCCGTAACTTATAATCCAAATAATGGTCAACAATTAGAAAGAGTTATTACAAGAAACTGAATTAAAAGATGGAAGCAGGAAAATTTTGAACAAGAACATTTACTAGGAAAAATAGTAACACTATAAGTGGATGTATATGTTAAGCCTCAATTCTCAAAATGAGAAAACCCACCAGAAGGTGAAGAAGATtgacatatatcaaatttctaAGCTTAAAATAAGCAAAGATTAGTGTCACCTGACTGAGATATTAAAAGTGCTAAGTGTACAATTGTAAAATTGTTCTTATTAGACTTGCAGGAATAGTAAGTGTGGAACACAGCCACATAATCAAAGTGTAAGCTGATCTTACTCAATGCTCGACTAATGCCTAGTTTTCATGGTCAATAATCGTGTAGCAATTTCACATTGAAGATTTGCATCCAAGTTGCTATCAGGTAGGACAACTGAGTCACATTCTTGGACCTTTGATACTAAGGAAATTTACGATAGCTTAAATATAGCATTTGACTATAATTTTAGATGTAGCAAAGTAAAAAACGAAACGTACTATAGAAGCATAGGTGAGTTTCTCTGGTTCTCCAATAGGATCCTCCACAGAAAGCTGAGGTTCTTGCAAAGTAGTTGGTGGATTTTGAAGAACATGACGTATTTCTTCAATAGGAGATTCCTCTTCAAGTCTGTCAACTTCAAGCTCTGGCCCCTGCTCCAGCTCTGGTTCCAGCTCTTGAGCAGTATCCTGTCGAAGATGCTCCTCGTAACTGTACTCTAGAGCTGGCTCAACGCCTTCAACATGAACAGAGTTACCGTAATCGCCTATCTCCTCCTCCAATGCATAATCAGAAACTGTTGTAGCTGTTGAACACATTGTATCAGACTATTGATAACACATCTAGACTTGAGCTACAAAAACATGTTGGGCACCAAAATGTGCAAAGACTTTCCCATCATGAAGTCCAGAAGTTTCCATATATAACCAAtgtaatgagaaaaaaaaaaccacatGGAGTAACTGATTTAAAAAGCTTATGTTTTTCAGAATTAAGACTTTTACGCCATGTATCAAATCTAACACGGAACACCTACTTTCAGGAAGAGAACTGTGAGGTCATGTGAATATCAATCTTTGGGCCAATGTAGCATTAGCGTAGGTTAAAATTGAACATGCATCTGTATCATACACTTAATACGCGTAATCTTGCTTAAAAGGATGCacgaataattattttcaaactacataatatgagaaaaaaactGAGTACAAACTTCCAGCGCTACTTTGAATGAAGAACATGGGAGGTTTTAACTTTGGTGAATGGATACAATTGTGTCTAGGTATGTTCATACTACAATTGTAGTAACAAAATCACTTTACAGCGGTTTAGACAATATCTAATCCAAATGATGTCTTGAGTTTTGGTCCAAACACCAaccataaaaaattttaacaaacaaaagaaCCTCTGCTGTGCCACTTAGTGATAAGgatgatatttataaaatgaaaagaccATGTGCAGTCAATTATACCATGTGGGTCAGGAAGATGAGATGAAATAGTTGGGTGATAATCAACATGCTGTTCCTGTACTGGAGCTGATGGTTGGTGCGTCACCTCATCATCGGCAAAATGGAACATATCATTCAAAACAAAGTAACCTTTCTCTTGAGGAGCAAGGAAAAAAGTCTGCACAAACTTTCTCCAGTAATTGAAGTCTCTTGACTTGACAGAGCCAGTAACAACTACAAGAACACCTCCATTCCATGATTCAAGTGACTTTATTGTCTTTATCTCAATTCCGGAAAAATTAAGAGACATAAGCACTTCATGAATTGTCTGCAGGAAGAGAGACACTTTTGCATTAGTAATTACTAATAAACTAGACACAGATCATGTAATCATTGAATAAAATCCAGAAACGCTCCATTTAGGGCTGCATTCAGGTACTTGACCCGAacccaaaaaatccaaaatatatcACCCGATACCCGACCTGCATATGCTCGGGGTACCCTAATACCTGATGTGGGTGACCGAACCCGACTAATCATGTACCAGTAAacccttaattttttttttcattttcttttgttatactccctctttatcacatttttccattttcgtccgtccaacaaaatttgtcatatttcactttatacaccatttttggtaatggaccccatattccactaagtCAATCCCAcgtacattttattataaaactaatactctctccgtcccataaaagttgagacaaaacttttgggtacagtgattaagaatttatattaaataaataggagagatgaaaaaagtatgaaagataagagagagtaaagtaaatgatggaataaaataagagtgattagatgttttgtctttagttaaaaaaggaaatgactcaactttgttgggacggactaaaaaggaatacgactcaacttttatgggacggagggagtatataatagtaggactcacattccactaactttttcaactcacattccattacatttcttacaacccgtgcccggtccaagtgtgacaaaattaatgggacggagggagtgttaAGTTATATTGCAATGATTATAATAgttataaaaattaacaaaatacataTGGTGCaaacttcaattttaattagtgatttaattttatccccgttccatgttaatagagttatttttctatttcgggaagtttcaagttaattgagtcatttctatttttggcaaaaagtaattctcccttttactttattctctcttacttttttcaccattcatttaacacactattcttaaactccgtgccaaaaagaaatgcctTTATTAACAAGGAACAGAGGGTATATACTAACATTAGACACTAGGTAATTTTCATATAAAGAGgttaagtttttttaatattactagtatttgttATGATTATGTACTGATTAATTAGACATGGACATCAAAACAATACAAGCTTCCATCGTTACCTGATAAAACATAATGAAACAATTACGCGTGCAAACATGAAAGATGGCGACACaataaatgtgaaaatatCCACCGCAACACACATGTAAAAATCGCCCAACAATCTGGCCAGCATAGCCAAAAACAACAGAAAGAGGGTGTAGGTGGCGGTGAATAGGGATGGTGGTGAAGAAAACTTCAAGCTGAAGAGTGGGATATGAAGacactattaaaaaaagagattaaataaaataactctatGGGGCTACCCTAGATAAAAACACACACTTATAAGCACAAGCTCAtaatcgggtacccgaaacccAAAAATCTCTCACACCAATTACCCGAACACGTAATTTTGGGTATTGGACCCGAATCGGGACCCGACAACCGAATTAGCAGTCCTAGCTCCAACAGACAAATCCAAAGCATAAGTAAGGGAGTATTAAAGATTAGATAACAGTGCTCACAGTGAACAAATAGACAGCAGCTGCGagtgaaaatgttttttttctctgaAACTAAAAGACACTTAAAAAATAGGGGAGAGAACATGTTCAATTACTTTTCACATAACAAATTAGCACTAAGCAGCTTAAGCCACAGCGAAGAAGCACATAAGATTGAAGAACCACTGGATCTGTTTCAGCATTAtgcttccaaataaaaaatctatgaTCCATGGAATGAGATCCACATCACAGTTGAATATCAACATAGAAATGCATAACGGAAAGGCGAAAAATTACTTTTGTAGTTAATAAACAACTAAGCAGATTTAATCGCTCGCAACATAGATTAAGATCTGCAAGGCGTAAAAACGGCGCATACCATCACATCAGATGCAGACTCGCTGATTTCCCCATCAACTCGCATCATGGAGCTCGAATCATTGTAAAACTGGTGCACATACTCCCGCTGGTGCTGAAACACCTGATAGTACTGCTGAACGAAGTACGAACCGACCTGGAGATTTCCGAaaacaacaattaaataaaaaaggcaTAAAAAAACAGTGAAGAGATGAAGTCACAATTACTCGCGAAGCATGCAAAACAAATCCGAAAACCGAAAGTTGGAAGTACCTGCGATGCAGTAACCTGAGCTGAGTACTGGTTCACCATTCTCCGATTCAATCGGCCGACGGCGATGCTAAACCCTAGATCGAGGTTTTACGATTAGAGTTGCTCGcgtttatttgaataaataaaaggaattTATCCCGCTGCTTCTGTCTGTAGGAGAACGGCTTTTTGGAAAAGTGACGATAAATTCttttatgtactccctccgtcccggagtattagactcacttcttttgggcacatgatttaaggaattgatatttaaatagtaaaagtggagagagtaaagtatgagagagggaaaaagtaggggagagaagagagaaaaaagtaggtggagaataaaataagatagatactttttgctaaaaaaggaaatgagtctaatatgttgggacatcccaaaaaggaaagttggtctaataccttgggacggagggagtacatttcttttttttttgttagtgtttttatttctttcattgGGCAGATCTTGACCGTTCATTGGAACATTGTATCAATGGATGCGattaattcttttatatacgaagtatattttttatttcttcagtgttttttgtcctttttttttctttcatttgggTAATGTATAATGTGTTACGAACGCAATCTTGATAGTCCACTGGAATATTGTACCAACGGATACGATTAATTCTTGGTAATTAGTcggatattattattactagtgTAACACTTATTTGATGCACGCGCTATTAAGCAATATCTACCTAGCACgacttaaaatattttttctatatatttgatattgtgaaaatattttttctatacaTTTGATATTGTGAATAACCTAAATACAATACTACTAAGAAACATTATTCATCACAAAAgattaatacataaaaaaaatatgaagtatatactaaaaatatcttaattaattattataaatataaaattaaataagattaaaattgaatcagatatatttattaattacaatacTTATATAAGTCtctacaacaaataaaaatattattcttaaCAACATGCacatttcaatattaaaacaatattgatataaaatcaatataaaaaatttaatatacaattaagaaatattagGGGGACAATGATATAAccttaaaaagataaaatgatgaacttcaaaacaaattaaacacacatattgataaggctcgtttcatgcatgtgTTATGTGATAAAACTACACCAAATTCTGTAATCTAACGTGCAAATGTTAGCCAGGTGTGTGTGAATTCCGCCATATTCGGAGAATGAACGGATCAATTGGACGGATGAACGGATCAAGAGGAATGAAGTCGAAACTGCTGTGCTGAGTGGATCAAGTCAGAATCAAATGGAGCTAGCAGGAGTTCCCCACATAGAAGATTGAGCATAATCCAAAATCCCCAAAAGCCAAGGGCAAGAACGACATTTTGAGAGGACGGTACCCTAGGGATCAAAGACCTACGCctctctataaatagaaagcCTAGTGCGAGTAGGAGGAGGACACGGATAAGGAGACGCATACAGAGATACATTTAGAACTCAGCTTTCTTCTAGGGTTGAAATGGGAGCTTACTATACTTGACGTTCTTGATCTTcgtcacacacacacttaggttcttagtttagttttagttGGGTGGTAGTTTATCAAATTTGAAGTTGTGTACACCGTTCCGAGAAGGAACAAAGATACAATCTGTCTGTTTCGTTGTTTTGCTGCTACAATTTGCTTTAGGTTACTTGTTGCTTGTCAACTTGGTTGTATTTTTGGaagttttgaatttatgaattcaCCTTTACTCAGCATGTTTAGTTTCTTTATGCATGATCTGTTGGGGCTACCGTAGCGGAAGAGACGGAAAACAAACAGGTTCTTAatggatctatttaggtgattatgcatttgattccaatttcatgcaataaacatagatctatagaacacacatcaaatattcacataaaCATGCATATTCGACGTGAATTAAatgttacctcataatccgATATCGGATTGACGTTGCTTGCTGCACCTCCGGGCGATCCCTGGTTTACCGACCATGTatcttccgtactattcccttgtccttgatcatccatccgtgtggacggatcttgaataatcaacaaatagcTTTGAAGAGATCTAGGAGAACCAAACACAAAACACGAGATTGCCTCGATCTAaacctatgaattaggatagatcaagaacaaaacaagaaCCCTAAATCTCCCACGTGCTAGGCACGAAAATCGAGccaagagggagagagagagacgccAAGAatggcggctagggttagggtttagtgtgtgttgtgtattgtgtggtgtgctagggtttcccaTACTcctcactatttataatagacttaatgggctagtaaggggatccatggaatgatttaggtgttgggctcacccattagataattaactaattaaatcaaatgacccatgatttaatatattatcaatggaatattattttgttccactaaagaataatattgcactcccacctaaatcaccaaattacaaataacttgggtccattttattttataatatttcccgcgtttaagattatcttgatccatcaatttaattcttttgtctgctatgtgactagaattaaattaattctccaaagagtttttctagtttgaaactttatttattattcgtggaataaattccaactgcgcagttttctgaataataaattcctttttcaaacacctcttggggatcaccccttagggatttaatcataccacactgggcacgcgaattctatgaaataatattccaataccttcatgttattcaattactaccacccaagatatcatgaacttgagttacatacaaactctcacatattgataagtcaaagtggcgtatgactgaataaacaatattgatattaattccatagactagaaaatactaaaatttctgaaatatattcttacagtagatagcaataaagaatacatttcatattagatcctttcagtgctttaccacaccggtgttactaatctcgtcttaggtaagagagaattatcacaaacaccgcaaccgtaccaataggtagccaaagcctatctaggttgtgaatacgtttttcttcttactagatctggccaagtcccctactggaaaactcatgaggagattcatcgaatttccctacttgaccttcttagtaaaaagccttagacttgtttatcatatttcaataataaaccattatattatattatttattctcataattaggtaaacaagtggacgtggcgtttctcgtatacatgcacaagctgactgtacaaaggcatgtacgctcgaagcatcttttagtatacaaaccccaacaatctcccacttatactcaaagaatgctttcgagtatacctaCCGCTTTATTGGCCTTGTGctacacattcacacacattttctcccacttatactcaaagcaGGCTTTGGCCACTATGTACTCAAAACTATAATTCTTTAAAAGAATCTACCAACATAGTTTTCTAGAGTACATAAAACGAAAATATACTTGTAATTTATAACCTTAATTCTTGCTAAGGAGCACgattatttgatcaaaatatttctagGCCCTTTGATCCAGtggaataattttatgtgcCTTTCTCAAGTGCACTTATACATATTCCTCTATCAAAATCCATTATTTTGATCCTTCTGAATTTCTACTAATTAAAGTAGAATACTTATAGCaatatataaagttttaatcatGTCGAATATgattcccaaaactttaattatataataccaACCTAACTTGGTATTATCCTTGCTATATAATTTGTGATGTAAATTTATGTATGAACATAATTACCTCATCACAATGACTAATTGGAAATTAGTccttatgacaaaataaaaccgaaTGATTgcattctttgttttatagtcataaattccaagagttcatttatttaaccatTTGTTGTGATCTTTAGAAATACTTTCTTTGGAAATCCAAAAgcaattctaattttaatagcTAACTTGGAAATgtcttttaatgttattagaGTCTTAGAAAGTGTGCAATTCATCACTTCTTTCATTCTAGGGTGTGAACCCTTTTAACTCTATCAAACATTACCTTAAttccatttatgaatattctatgagacaaaatttagctctcacttttaaaagtagaaaaataccagtctcaatattctttaaggctattaaaacaatttaaacagTGTCTGGAGTTAAATTCACTCTAGTTTAATAAAACGAGTCATGACGCTCTTATTAAAcacttagaatttaattattcattaagaaaaagctcccactattttaattatcactttcacaacaaaataaataaaacaataactaatcaaatagTCAACTCTAGGCTTGGaacattaaaacaaatttaatgtgcatactatatttactatacaagaacttctagtatttataacaaatacttatcttgtttctagttgaatttattttacttgtcTTGTAATCAAtcattgtgattatttttcttacaccTTTATTTGAACAAACGCGATcataagatcattttattttgtattgaatccatgtcgaacattaatgttctattgactcatcaacaaaataatggttCAAAAGACTTAAGGATTAAAGAAacttaataatcaatatttctagaagaaaacttcataataattgaatcaacaattttaatcacaagtaaacaattttgatattaaccatGTTACATTTGATgtcataaataattggatgatcaaaacttcatttatctaataatgaaaacattataaaatgaattgataATCCAAAAACATAATTGATAAACTAGAAATAAATTTCCACATCAATAATCCATATGATATCAAAACCAAACAATATCAAAAACtcttaaaattcaacaatgtaaacataaaagcaaaaataaactCTTCTGACTTGAACATGGTCATCTCAAAAGTCCACCCCTTCTTTTCATCTTTGTTTGAGCAATCACAAGCTTGTTATAAAGCTCCAAAAACGAAAACTTTTTGTCgctaaacaaaatttcatttctgaCTTCATTAAAGCTATCTGGAAGCCCATCAAGGATCATTATCTGTTGGGTTTCTGGGTCAACTTTCCCCCCCGACAAGTGAAGTTCATTGAAGTAGCCAAGCATGACTAGGGCATATACCCCCACGTCTTGGCCCTCTTCAAATACATCATGCCTTAAATGCTTCACAGCGATACCAGCTCTTGCCTTAGAGGACTTTTCTTCAAACCACGTGGGCTTGTTGACCAACGGCCTTTTGGGTTTGTCAAACCTCTCAAGGGCATTGCCAACATTGGCTAAAACGAAGCCCTTGAGATGACATTCCGCAGTATGCCACTGATCACGAAACTCCTTGTCCTCTCCTTGTAGATGGTATGTGGGCGGACGATTCTTGCTGAGAATCAATCTCAAGTCATTGATCAAACGATCAACATCAAGCTTACTTTTCCATTCCTTAAACAATTCAGAGTCACGCTTCCTCGAACTAAGTATGGCATagtaaatatcccaagtatcAATCATCTTTCGTTCAAGCTGAGAACAAAcaccaataatataaacatgtaaaGTTTCAAGGAAttgcaaataaccacaaaacaattcatcaattttacatcCACAAAAATCAAGCACAAACGTTCTTCTACTAGGAAGCCGTGTCATATTCATGCAAGAAATCCATTATTTTTACTGGCCACAATGTCGACAGATATTCCAGAGACCATAAGAATGGCATGACTGACTAACACTGCTAAAGCGTATAACCACGAAATTAAGCACTAAGGATTCTTTACTTGTGCGTGAACTCCTCTAAAGAAAGGTCGAACCGGACAAGAACCTCCTCCTATAGCTCCCTCTaagcattattaaaatacaatccTTATAATTTCGCAGCAATATTGCTCCGGTAAAGACCAGTCGCGATATTactgaaaaactaattttacgattttaatAACCTTTATCTAGAGAAGTCTAAACTTACGAACTGGTAATGTTCATCCCGTAAAGACAGGCCGGTCACTACTTCGTACTAAGACCAATTTTATGGAGGCCATATACAAACGTGTTGTAATTATcgcttcatattttcttgttggtggttttaatagtttaattatcacTCAAGCAGATAAGACAGGTGTCCACAttcaaagaataattaaacatatacTAGCTATGCATGCAAGGCAATAAGTACATAGGCGATGCACGAGTTAAACtagattttaacaaataaaatcataactcaaattaaatatccatcattcatcaataaaacatgtaaacacATTTACACAAGGTTCACATAACCATAATGACGAAACttgatcatttaattaagcatctaaaataaatagatagaattaaaattctatcTTCACATAAACAAGATTATCTAGACATTAAGTCCAATCTTCAACAATCAtacattattagttaaaataacgtatcttgattattagaattaccttttaatactattaggatttacttagatagaatt
The nucleotide sequence above comes from Salvia hispanica cultivar TCC Black 2014 chromosome 5, UniMelb_Shisp_WGS_1.0, whole genome shotgun sequence. Encoded proteins:
- the LOC125190647 gene encoding nuclear transport factor 2-like, yielding MVNQYSAQVTASQVGSYFVQQYYQVFQHQREYVHQFYNDSSSMMRVDGEISESASDVMTIHEVLMSLNFSGIEIKTIKSLESWNGGVLVVVTGSVKSRDFNYWRKFVQTFFLAPQEKGYFVLNDMFHFADDEVTHQPSAPVQEQHVDYHPTISSHLPDPHATTVSDYALEEEIGDYGNSVHVEGVEPALEYSYEEHLRQDTAQELEPELEQGPELEVDRLEEESPIEEIRHVLQNPPTTLQEPQLSVEDPIGEPEKLTYASILRVKGRAQPPPVSQPAYMPRPPIADWNHISQPVVQQRISTPPSSGVDVTEESLPVQEGEPKSVYVRNLPSSVTSLDLQQEFENFGRIKHDGIFLRNRMDTGVCYAFVEFEDIQSVRNALKASPIQLGGRKVYVEERRPNSGPARGGRSGTRGRGGRGGRSSGR
- the LOC125189899 gene encoding uncharacterized protein LOC125189899, with translation MIDTWDIYYAILSSRKRDSELFKEWKSKLDVDRLINDLRLILSKNRPPTYHLQGEDKEFRDQWHTAECHLKGFVLANVGNALERFDKPKRPLVNKPTWFEEKSSKARAGIAVKHLRHDVFEEGQDVGVYALVMLGYFNELHLSGGKVDPETQQIMILDGLPDSFNEVRNEILFSDKKFSFLELYNKLVIAQTKMKRRGGLLR